ATACTTCCGGTTCTTCTGCTGTGTCCTCCAGTAGCATGCGAGCGCCCCAAACGCGCAGCTCGCAAGTGCTATCGCCAATGCAGCTCCCACCGGCACAACTAGAGCGTTGGTGGGAACCGCCATTTCTTCCACAGCTGcaaccaccacctcctccttgCTCCCACCGGATCCAATTTTCTTGTGAGAGGACACCAGTCTCTCTCCGTAGTACTTCTTCAAGAACTTGTAGACTTCGTCGTGATCCCAGTCAATGTTCTTCTTCTGAGTGCTGGAAAGATAGCACGACGGGCAGAACTGCTTTGGTGGCCATATCATCTTTGGGAACTTGGGGTCTCCTGTTCCAAGTGAGGCTTCGTCTTGCTTGAGTCTCTCGTTGACCTTGTTGTGCGTGCTCCACAGCCACAAGACGACATCACGTGCCTTTTTAAACGGAGTTTTCACGCTGTCAAAACACATGAGCAGCTGTTAAGATGAGGAAAGGATGCAAAAAAAGCCAACACACAGGGAggatgtctctctctctttttaccTTAAGCACATGTCGTGAAAATGCTGGCGGCATTCATCACACATGAAGAAGTTGTTGATGAAATCACAGATGGCTGTGAACGCGAACTGACTTTCTCCATCTTCGATTCTCACAGAAAGTGAATGCATCATGATCCATAATCCGCAGCTGCAGTTATATTACCATTGTTGAAAAGAGTAttcaaatactaaaaaaacACTTGAGACCAAAGGACTGTTTCTGTTTGCAAAAGCACACTACCTGAATCCCCTAGTTTCGTTCTTGCTGCCACGGCAAAATATCTGGCAAAAAATGGAAGACTTTTAGATATCTCTGCGTTTTTAGGGGAAAACATTGAAAAGCAATTGTTAGTTAGACTCTCACTCACGTAATATCCACGCGGAAGATCCTTTCCACATATATGGAAGCTCCGTAGGGTTTTTTTCACTCCGGAATCATCATGGCCGTAAGAGCATTCGCCTGATGGGCACACATCATCGAAATTCACTAGAATTTCAGCACTTCCCTTACGACACCTATGAAAGAAGACAGTGAGCAGAAACACATGTAATGCAAATAAAGAAGATAATATTTCTACCTTGTTGAAGGATGATGTGGCACCAAAAGCTGGAGGAACCTGATAAACGAAGTGCTGGTTTCAGAGGACTTGATTGCCTGTGGGGTCATTCATTCATTCACTACTCATCAACAAAGGCTAAAAAAAGGGATTATTCTTGCATTGCATACAACAAAATCCAAAAGACTTGCTCTAACCTTATGTGACAAAATGATATCAAAAGCTTCTTCAGTTGCTTCCTCAATGTCATATACGGCCTGAGATATCTGTGACAACCAGCTCTATTTAGTTTCTTCGAATACCATTATAGTAAAAGTGGGGTGTAGATAAAAAAT
The Raphanus sativus cultivar WK10039 chromosome 1, ASM80110v3, whole genome shotgun sequence DNA segment above includes these coding regions:
- the LOC130511017 gene encoding sulfhydryl oxidase 1-like, with translation MMSLIHMFLLFVVGFVSVEAAAASFSPGSRSILRDIGNVMDDQKDNAVELNATNFDSVFQDTPAKYAVLEFFAHWCPACRNYKPHYEKVARLFNGPDAAHPGLVLMARVDCAIKMNAKLCDKFSINHYPMLFWAPTRKFVGGSWGPKQDKSEIIVMDDWRTSDLLLSWINKQLGSSYGLDDQKFGKEHLLPNISDHEQISQAVYDIEEATEEAFDIILSHKAIKSSETSTSFIRFLQLLVPHHPSTRCRKGSAEILVNFDDVCPSGECSYGHDDSGVKKTLRSFHICGKDLPRGYYIFCRGSKNETRGFSCGLWIMMHSLSVRIEDGESQFAFTAICDFINNFFMCDECRQHFHDMCLSVKTPFKKARDVVLWLWSTHNKVNERLKQDEASLGTGDPKFPKMIWPPKQFCPSCYLSSTQKKNIDWDHDEVYKFLKKYYGERLVSSHKKIGSGGSKEEVVVAAVEEMAVPTNALVVPVGAALAIALASCAFGALACYWRTQQKNRKYYHNPHYQKRYNSNFMVMNTFSNNEIEREKER